From Companilactobacillus heilongjiangensis, one genomic window encodes:
- the msrB gene encoding peptide-methionine (R)-S-oxide reductase MsrB, with product MSEEYKKDLTNLTDEEYQVTQNAATERAFTGKYDDFYKKGIYVDVASGEPLFSSAKKYDAGCGWPSFTEPIAKLKEHRDQSFGMERTEVTSKSAGSHLGHVFTDGPKDQGGLRYCINSASLKFIPYEDMDEQGYTDYKKYVENGDAE from the coding sequence ATGTCTGAGGAATATAAGAAGGATTTAACCAATCTGACTGATGAAGAATACCAAGTGACTCAAAATGCGGCTACTGAACGTGCTTTTACTGGAAAATATGATGATTTCTATAAAAAAGGAATTTATGTTGATGTAGCTAGTGGCGAGCCATTATTCTCATCAGCTAAAAAGTATGATGCTGGTTGTGGGTGGCCATCTTTTACTGAACCGATTGCAAAACTAAAGGAACATCGTGATCAATCATTTGGTATGGAGCGGACGGAAGTTACTAGTAAATCGGCTGGTTCACATTTGGGCCATGTCTTTACTGATGGTCCAAAAGATCAAGGTGGTCTACGTTACTGTATCAATTCAGCATCATTGAAATTCATTCCCTATGAAGATATGGATGAACAAGGATATACTGATTATAAAAAATACGTTGAAAACGGGGATGCTGAATAG
- a CDS encoding deoxyribonuclease IV, translating to MIIGSHVAMKAPKMLVGSAEEAHSYGANAMMIFTGAPQNTRRKDVSEMRIPEGQALLKEYGIDHIIGHAPYIVNLGNTVKPDKLPFGISFMHDEFLRADALGIEAISFHPGAHLTAEPDVALKQIGQALNEAIMPNQKVSVAIETMAGKGTEVGITFEQIAEIFDNCQQNDKLSVTMDTCHMSDAGYDVKNDFDGVLNEFDHIIGLDKLSVIHLNDSKNDMGSHKDRHDDIGFGKIGFDALSYVAHHPQLENVPKIMETPYVKKDENDKKGVAPYKAEIEMLRNNVFDPEMKNKLIAGE from the coding sequence ATGATAATTGGTTCACATGTTGCAATGAAAGCACCCAAGATGCTTGTCGGTTCAGCCGAAGAAGCACACAGTTATGGCGCCAACGCGATGATGATTTTTACTGGTGCCCCACAAAATACACGTCGTAAGGACGTTTCAGAAATGAGGATTCCTGAAGGACAGGCACTTTTGAAAGAATACGGAATTGACCATATTATCGGTCACGCTCCATATATTGTTAATCTTGGTAACACCGTTAAGCCGGATAAACTACCGTTTGGAATTTCGTTTATGCACGATGAGTTTTTACGTGCCGATGCATTGGGAATTGAGGCTATCAGTTTTCACCCCGGAGCACATTTGACTGCCGAACCAGATGTTGCTTTGAAACAAATTGGTCAAGCCCTAAATGAAGCTATCATGCCCAATCAAAAAGTTAGTGTAGCGATTGAAACTATGGCAGGTAAGGGAACTGAAGTCGGAATTACTTTCGAACAAATTGCTGAAATTTTCGATAATTGCCAGCAAAATGATAAGCTATCCGTCACAATGGATACTTGTCACATGAGTGATGCTGGTTACGATGTTAAAAATGATTTTGATGGTGTGTTGAATGAATTTGACCATATCATCGGTTTGGACAAATTATCAGTTATTCATTTGAATGATTCAAAGAACGATATGGGTTCACACAAGGACCGTCATGATGATATTGGCTTTGGTAAGATTGGCTTTGACGCTTTGAGCTATGTTGCACATCATCCACAGTTGGAAAATGTGCCTAAGATTATGGAAACCCCTTATGTTAAAAAAGATGAAAATGACAAAAAGGGTGTCGCTCCTTATAAAGCGGAAATTGAAATGTTACGTAATAATGTGTTTGATCCAGAAATGAAGAATAAATTGATTGCTGGAGAATAG
- the dtd gene encoding D-aminoacyl-tRNA deacylase produces MKVVIQRVSQAKVTVDDKILGQIDQGFCLLVAFADDDTDETLEYMAHKIANMRVFSDADDKMNLAINDVDGKILSISQFTLYADTKHGNRPSFTGAGNFADSSKRYDQFNDLLRGYGLTVETGEFGADMQVSLTNDGPVTILMER; encoded by the coding sequence ATGAAAGTTGTAATACAACGAGTATCTCAAGCTAAAGTTACTGTTGACGACAAAATCCTTGGTCAAATCGATCAAGGATTTTGTTTGTTAGTGGCTTTTGCGGATGATGATACCGACGAAACACTCGAATATATGGCACACAAAATTGCAAATATGCGTGTCTTTTCCGATGCTGATGATAAAATGAACTTAGCGATAAATGATGTCGATGGTAAAATACTATCCATTTCTCAATTTACGCTTTACGCAGATACGAAACATGGTAATCGACCTAGTTTTACTGGGGCAGGCAATTTTGCAGATTCAAGCAAGAGATATGATCAGTTTAATGATTTATTGAGAGGGTACGGTTTAACTGTTGAAACTGGAGAATTTGGCGCGGATATGCAAGTATCACTTACCAATGATGGACCAGTGACTATTTTAATGGAGAGATAA
- the aspS gene encoding aspartate--tRNA ligase — protein sequence MEERTEYCGNITEEYVGKKVSLDGWVQRRRDLGGLIFVDLRDYKGIVQLVFNTDNQEALDAAENLRSEYVVNVIGTVRLRGEGATNEDMKTGKVEVVVEKVEILNKSLTPPFEIKDGIDSLEETKLKYRYLDLRRPEMQKAIRTRAQIKHSVNEYLYDNGFIDIETPNLTPSTPEGARDYLVPSRVYPGRFFALPQSPQLFKQLLMVGGFDRYFQLAHCFRDEDLRGDRQPEFTQIDIETSFMNKKEIQTVTEGLIARVMKDEKGIEVKTPFPRIDWDDAMDRYGSDKPDVRFGMELQNLNDVFQDTEFKVFKGTIDNGGQVKAIVVKGGADKYSRKNIEAYQEYIKRFGAKGLAWTKYNDNELAGGVAKFIKPQEAALVERLGLENDDLLLFVADKKKVVADALGYLRKAIAKEQHLYDPNEFAFIWVVNWPLFEYDEGIQRWTAAHHPFTMPNEEDVHYLNDGEDPHKAYAQSYDIVLNGYELGGGSIRIHDYKIQEKMLKALDFTKEKAYEQFGFLLDALQYGCPPHGGLAIGLDRFAMLLSGKDNIRDVIAFPKNSNATEPMTHAPLEVAKLQLDDLGIEVSKKD from the coding sequence ATGGAAGAAAGAACAGAATATTGTGGCAACATTACTGAAGAGTATGTTGGTAAAAAAGTTTCTTTAGATGGCTGGGTTCAACGACGCCGTGATTTAGGTGGATTGATTTTCGTTGACCTTAGAGATTATAAGGGCATCGTTCAATTGGTTTTCAATACTGATAATCAAGAAGCACTTGATGCTGCTGAAAATCTTAGATCAGAATATGTTGTCAATGTTATAGGTACTGTTAGACTTCGTGGTGAAGGTGCTACTAACGAAGATATGAAGACTGGTAAAGTTGAAGTTGTTGTTGAAAAGGTTGAAATCCTTAACAAATCTTTGACACCACCATTCGAAATTAAAGATGGTATCGACTCATTAGAAGAAACTAAATTAAAGTATCGTTACCTTGATTTACGTAGACCTGAAATGCAAAAAGCTATCAGAACACGTGCCCAAATCAAGCATTCTGTTAACGAATATCTTTATGACAATGGTTTTATTGATATCGAAACACCTAATTTGACACCATCAACACCAGAAGGTGCCCGTGATTACTTAGTTCCTTCACGTGTTTACCCTGGACGTTTCTTCGCACTTCCACAATCACCACAATTGTTCAAGCAATTATTGATGGTTGGTGGATTTGACCGTTACTTCCAACTAGCACACTGTTTCCGTGATGAAGACCTTCGTGGTGACCGTCAACCTGAATTTACACAAATTGATATTGAAACAAGTTTCATGAACAAGAAAGAAATTCAAACTGTTACTGAAGGACTTATTGCTCGTGTTATGAAAGACGAAAAGGGTATCGAAGTTAAAACTCCATTCCCAAGAATCGACTGGGATGACGCCATGGATCGTTATGGTTCAGATAAGCCCGATGTTCGTTTTGGTATGGAATTACAAAACTTGAACGATGTCTTCCAAGACACAGAATTCAAAGTCTTCAAGGGTACTATTGATAACGGCGGCCAAGTTAAGGCAATCGTTGTTAAGGGTGGAGCTGACAAGTATTCAAGAAAGAATATTGAAGCTTACCAAGAATACATCAAACGATTCGGTGCTAAAGGTTTAGCATGGACTAAATACAATGACAACGAATTAGCTGGTGGTGTTGCTAAATTTATCAAACCTCAAGAAGCTGCTTTAGTTGAACGTCTTGGCCTTGAAAACGATGATTTGTTACTATTCGTCGCTGACAAGAAGAAAGTCGTTGCTGACGCTTTAGGTTACTTGAGAAAAGCTATTGCTAAGGAACAACATTTGTATGATCCTAATGAATTTGCATTCATCTGGGTTGTTAACTGGCCATTGTTCGAATACGATGAAGGAATCCAACGTTGGACTGCCGCTCACCATCCATTCACAATGCCAAATGAAGAAGATGTTCACTATCTAAACGACGGCGAAGATCCTCATAAGGCATATGCACAAAGTTATGATATCGTCTTGAACGGTTACGAACTTGGTGGTGGATCAATTCGTATCCACGATTACAAGATTCAAGAAAAGATGTTGAAGGCTTTGGACTTTACTAAAGAAAAAGCTTACGAACAATTCGGCTTCCTATTGGATGCCTTACAATACGGTTGTCCTCCACATGGTGGTTTGGCTATCGGTTTGGATAGATTTGCAATGCTTCTTTCAGGCAAAGACAACATTCGTGACGTCATTGCTTTCCCTAAGAACTCAAATGCTACCGAACCAATGACACACGCTCCACTTGAAGTTGCAAAACTACAATTGGACGATCTTGGAATTGAAGTTAGCAAAAAAGACTAG
- a CDS encoding histidine phosphatase family protein, with amino-acid sequence MKVYLIRHSQPDFKQVDQAGYVGYGRDLTRLTPYGIKVAQKAALDPIFDQMQLLLVSPYTRTMQTAMEIVKIHPNLPTQVELMLHEWRPDLTGRKLTGYPQVKAAYNDYLNNTHNSGMDYETADQIINRVSSVLDKYKKDYDCIGCVTHGQVIRRMKGLDMRTQIPYCGIYRLDY; translated from the coding sequence ATGAAAGTTTACTTAATACGCCACTCTCAACCAGATTTTAAGCAAGTTGATCAAGCTGGTTACGTTGGATACGGACGTGACTTAACCCGTTTGACTCCTTATGGTATTAAAGTTGCTCAAAAAGCCGCGCTGGACCCAATTTTTGACCAAATGCAGCTGCTATTGGTCTCGCCTTACACTAGAACCATGCAAACCGCTATGGAAATTGTCAAAATTCATCCTAACTTACCGACCCAAGTTGAATTGATGTTGCACGAATGGCGCCCTGATTTGACCGGTCGTAAATTGACTGGCTATCCGCAAGTTAAAGCAGCGTATAATGATTACTTAAATAATACTCATAATTCAGGTATGGACTACGAAACTGCTGATCAAATTATCAATCGTGTTAGCTCAGTCTTGGATAAATATAAAAAAGATTATGACTGTATCGGCTGTGTAACCCATGGCCAAGTTATCCGTCGCATGAAGGGGTTGGATATGCGGACACAAATTCCATACTGCGGTATTTATCGACTTGATTATTAA
- a CDS encoding HAD-IA family hydrolase, translated as MKSIVWDFDDTIANSYPGIVSATQKSLRENFDISLSKDTIFKEAKKTSVRKFVNELLSDQEDVDQAVKVFYASYYRYEKDYHDKITLIPHIKNILKYCDEKHYMQFIVTHRDDSIYPLAKSLGIEHYFKEIVSVADDFKRKPDSEMLDYLIEKYDLKKEDLWVVGDRKIDIDFGRSVGAQTILLNSEKVDFDYDYQVSDLLEIEKII; from the coding sequence ATGAAAAGCATTGTTTGGGACTTTGATGATACTATTGCCAATAGTTATCCGGGGATTGTCTCAGCTACACAAAAATCTCTACGCGAAAACTTTGACATTAGCTTGTCGAAAGATACGATTTTTAAAGAAGCCAAGAAGACTTCAGTACGAAAATTTGTCAACGAATTGTTGAGTGACCAAGAGGATGTAGATCAGGCTGTTAAAGTCTTCTACGCTAGTTATTATCGATATGAGAAGGATTATCATGATAAAATCACGCTGATTCCTCATATTAAAAATATTTTGAAGTATTGCGATGAGAAACATTACATGCAATTTATTGTGACACATCGTGACGATTCAATTTATCCATTGGCTAAATCTTTGGGTATTGAACATTATTTCAAAGAAATTGTCAGTGTTGCAGATGATTTCAAGCGCAAGCCAGATTCTGAAATGTTAGATTACTTAATTGAAAAGTATGATCTCAAAAAAGAGGACCTCTGGGTCGTTGGTGATCGTAAGATTGATATCGACTTTGGCCGCAGCGTTGGGGCACAGACGATTCTCTTGAATTCAGAAAAAGTTGACTTTGATTATGATTATCAAGTTAGTGATTTGTTGGAAATTGAAAAAATAATTTAA
- the rpsU gene encoding 30S ribosomal protein S21 encodes MAKTVVRENESLDDALRRFKRSVSKSGTLQEYRKREFYEKPSVKRKLKSEAARKRNKKRR; translated from the coding sequence ATGGCAAAAACCGTCGTTCGTGAAAACGAGTCGCTTGATGATGCTCTTCGTCGATTCAAACGTTCAGTTTCAAAGAGTGGTACTCTTCAAGAATATAGAAAACGCGAGTTTTACGAAAAGCCAAGTGTCAAAAGAAAGTTAAAGTCTGAGGCTGCTCGTAAGCGCAATAAGAAACGTCGTTAA
- a CDS encoding pyruvate, water dikinase regulatory protein, producing MKQELDVFVLSDGVGETALRVARAAFIQFPEMDITFTKYPFIKQDDQLKTILDQAKEKKAVVLHTIVSKEICEIINEFCQDNGIVYYDILNPIIGTFSQMTHQTPLRKKGLLHELDKNYFDMISAMEFTITNDDGQNPKGLLEADLVLLGISRTSKTPLSLYLANKNIKVANLPLGPTTNLPEQLWDVDKKRIIGLTNDMNVLLKIRRQRMIAYGLNPDTTYSDSDEIKKELDYSNQIYKELGCPVINVADRSIEETAAIIMEKLNFNGYQNS from the coding sequence ATGAAACAGGAATTAGACGTTTTTGTTCTGTCCGATGGTGTCGGAGAAACTGCTCTGAGAGTTGCTAGAGCAGCATTCATACAATTTCCAGAGATGGATATTACTTTTACGAAATATCCGTTCATTAAACAAGATGATCAGTTAAAAACCATCTTAGATCAGGCAAAAGAGAAGAAAGCAGTGGTTTTACACACAATTGTCTCAAAAGAGATCTGCGAAATCATCAATGAATTTTGTCAAGACAACGGTATTGTCTACTATGATATCTTGAACCCAATTATCGGAACTTTCTCACAGATGACTCATCAAACGCCTTTACGTAAAAAAGGTTTGCTCCATGAACTTGATAAAAATTACTTCGATATGATTTCTGCCATGGAATTTACTATCACAAATGATGATGGTCAAAATCCCAAGGGTCTACTAGAGGCAGATTTAGTTTTATTAGGAATCTCCAGAACTTCGAAAACGCCATTATCACTCTATCTCGCCAATAAAAACATCAAGGTAGCTAATCTACCATTGGGGCCAACAACTAACCTCCCAGAGCAATTATGGGACGTTGACAAGAAGAGAATCATCGGTTTGACTAATGACATGAATGTTTTGCTTAAAATTCGCCGTCAGAGAATGATTGCTTACGGATTGAACCCTGATACAACATATTCTGACAGTGATGAAATTAAAAAGGAACTTGATTATTCAAATCAAATATACAAAGAACTTGGTTGCCCAGTAATCAATGTTGCTGACCGTTCAATTGAGGAAACTGCTGCAATTATTATGGAAAAGCTCAATTTCAATGGTTATCAGAATAGCTAA
- a CDS encoding YitT family protein, producing MGELDKLIERHQNLSKISIAFLYSIAVSIAVNMFWTPGGIYGSGVTGAAQLISTISHRWLPFNLSTSIMYFALNAPLFVLSWRKIDHKFTFFTIIAVALASTMMHLLPPVKITADPLVCAIFGAVANGFGTGMALRNGISTGGIDILGIILRKKTGKSVGTINIMFNIFIVACAGFLFGWVHALYSAVSIFINGQVIDMIYNKDQKLQVMIVTSKPKNVITQIQNEMRRGITIVHDAEGAYKHEEKTILFTVISRSELHDLENAMALSDQHAFVSVTDTITIMGRFYQAHIY from the coding sequence ATGGGTGAATTAGATAAGCTGATTGAAAGACATCAGAACTTATCCAAAATTTCAATAGCATTTTTATATTCAATTGCTGTTTCAATTGCGGTTAACATGTTCTGGACACCAGGTGGGATTTACGGTTCTGGTGTTACCGGTGCTGCTCAGTTGATTTCGACAATTTCACATCGATGGTTGCCATTTAATTTGTCAACCTCAATAATGTATTTCGCATTGAATGCACCATTATTTGTACTTTCTTGGCGTAAAATCGACCACAAGTTTACCTTTTTCACTATAATTGCGGTTGCTTTGGCCAGTACAATGATGCATTTATTGCCACCAGTTAAAATTACAGCAGATCCGTTAGTTTGTGCCATTTTCGGTGCGGTTGCTAATGGTTTTGGTACTGGTATGGCGTTGAGAAATGGTATTTCTACCGGTGGGATTGATATTTTAGGAATTATTTTGCGTAAGAAAACCGGTAAAAGTGTGGGAACAATTAATATTATGTTCAACATTTTCATCGTTGCGTGTGCCGGATTTTTATTCGGTTGGGTGCATGCGCTTTACAGTGCGGTCAGTATTTTCATCAATGGTCAAGTTATCGATATGATCTACAACAAGGATCAAAAACTTCAAGTTATGATAGTTACTTCTAAACCTAAAAACGTTATTACACAAATTCAAAATGAAATGCGCCGTGGTATTACAATTGTCCATGATGCGGAAGGTGCTTATAAGCACGAAGAAAAGACTATTCTTTTCACAGTTATCTCACGTTCTGAATTACACGATTTGGAAAATGCGATGGCTCTATCCGATCAACATGCGTTCGTGAGTGTTACTGATACGATCACGATCATGGGACGGTTCTATCAGGCTCATATATATTAA
- the msrA gene encoding peptide-methionine (S)-S-oxide reductase MsrA — translation MKKETAIFAGGCFWCMVKPFDEQPGIISVVSGYCGGHVENPTYEQVCTETTGHAESVEITFDSEIVSYKDLVELYWQIADPTDAMGQFQDRGDSYRPIIFYQNETQKEIAEASKKALSESGEFSDPIVTKIQPATTFYPAEDYHQDFYKKNPERFELEESGGRADFMKKHQK, via the coding sequence ATGAAAAAAGAAACTGCAATTTTTGCTGGAGGTTGTTTCTGGTGCATGGTTAAGCCATTTGACGAACAACCAGGAATTATCTCAGTTGTATCAGGATACTGTGGTGGACACGTGGAAAATCCCACTTATGAACAAGTTTGTACTGAAACAACCGGTCATGCTGAATCAGTTGAAATAACTTTTGACAGTGAAATTGTTTCATATAAAGATTTGGTTGAATTATATTGGCAAATTGCTGATCCAACTGATGCAATGGGACAATTCCAAGACCGTGGCGATAGTTATCGTCCGATTATTTTCTATCAAAATGAAACTCAAAAAGAAATCGCTGAAGCATCGAAAAAGGCGTTGTCAGAATCAGGTGAGTTTTCTGATCCTATCGTGACAAAAATTCAACCAGCAACGACTTTTTATCCTGCTGAGGACTATCATCAAGACTTTTACAAAAAGAATCCTGAACGCTTTGAACTCGAAGAGAGCGGTGGACGGGCTGATTTTATGAAAAAACATCAGAAATAA
- a CDS encoding N-acetylmuramoyl-L-alanine amidase → MKKTIKFFIKNRILVAILLLLALSSWSTVALASANAVVVQSDSVNVRVGPGLSYANMGQVKKGDKLAILDEKNKWYQVRLSGDKIGWVASWLIDNTEVSSATNKVGIVKVPNTTVFKSADAGSNVLGTIEQSQKVTIMYQEQDWTQILYGGTAGWVKSSFIQGTQETSGSTNSSNTSDNDIKKVTVTQPNTKLRIDPDQNGRVVKTAKVGKQFDFLSKDGKWYKVRDADGSVGYVASWVVTISGTKSAVKSAATNISEATIVIDPGHGGDDSGAESKKSTYEKNFTLAYAKAIKSDLEKTGARVVLTRSGDDSKSLGERARLSSKIQADAFISLHFDSSAQANAGSGVTTYYYNKGKDGTLANDLNSQLKGLPIGNRGTAQKDLYVLHYNSQPSVLIELGYINSMTDYKHINSSTYKEAVAKDVTNGLKEYFK, encoded by the coding sequence ATGAAAAAGACTATTAAATTTTTTATTAAAAACCGGATTCTTGTTGCTATTTTGTTATTACTCGCCCTTTCGAGTTGGTCAACAGTGGCTTTAGCAAGTGCCAATGCCGTTGTTGTACAGTCTGACTCCGTAAATGTTCGTGTCGGCCCAGGACTATCCTATGCTAATATGGGTCAAGTTAAAAAAGGTGACAAATTGGCCATCTTGGACGAAAAAAACAAATGGTATCAAGTCAGATTATCCGGAGACAAAATTGGCTGGGTCGCCAGCTGGTTGATCGACAACACTGAAGTTAGTTCGGCAACCAATAAAGTTGGAATCGTCAAAGTACCTAATACAACAGTTTTCAAGAGTGCTGATGCTGGTAGTAACGTTTTGGGAACAATTGAACAATCTCAAAAAGTTACTATTATGTATCAGGAACAAGATTGGACACAGATTTTATACGGTGGAACTGCTGGTTGGGTCAAATCAAGTTTCATTCAAGGTACCCAAGAAACTTCTGGCTCAACAAATTCTTCCAATACATCTGATAATGACATTAAGAAAGTTACAGTCACTCAACCTAACACGAAATTGCGTATCGATCCGGATCAAAACGGTCGTGTTGTTAAAACAGCTAAAGTTGGTAAACAATTTGACTTCTTGAGTAAAGATGGTAAATGGTACAAAGTTCGTGACGCTGACGGTTCAGTTGGCTACGTTGCTAGCTGGGTCGTAACAATCTCTGGTACTAAGAGTGCTGTAAAGTCCGCCGCAACTAATATTTCAGAAGCTACAATCGTGATTGATCCTGGTCACGGTGGTGATGACTCTGGTGCGGAATCAAAGAAGAGCACCTATGAAAAGAACTTTACCCTCGCCTATGCCAAAGCCATTAAGAGTGACCTAGAAAAGACTGGTGCTCGTGTAGTCTTAACTCGCTCTGGTGATGATAGTAAATCTCTTGGTGAACGAGCTCGTCTATCAAGTAAAATTCAAGCCGATGCATTTATCAGTTTACACTTTGACTCTAGTGCTCAAGCTAACGCTGGTTCCGGTGTAACAACTTACTATTACAACAAAGGTAAAGATGGCACCCTAGCTAACGATTTGAACAGTCAGCTTAAAGGCTTACCTATTGGCAACCGTGGGACCGCTCAAAAGGACCTTTACGTCTTGCACTATAACAGTCAACCATCTGTCTTAATTGAATTAGGCTATATCAACTCAATGACCGATTATAAGCATATTAATTCCTCTACTTATAAAGAGGCAGTCGCAAAAGATGTAACTAACGGTTTAAAAGAATATTTTAAATAA
- the hisS gene encoding histidine--tRNA ligase — protein sequence MRYQKPKGTMDILPGESQKWQYVESIAQETFNKYRFSEIRTPIFESYEVFERSSGDTSDIVSKEMYDFKDKGDRRLALRPEGTAGVVRAYVENKLYGPEHIKPYKVWYKGPMFRYERPQSGRQRQFHQIGVEAFGSDSPELDAEIISVGLEFLNRLGIKNLKVAINTLGDPESRAAYHKALVDYFTPFKDQLSDDSKIRLEKNPLRILDSKDANDKKIVANAPSILDYLNDASAQRFEYLKSLLDDLDVNYEVDSTMVRGLDYYNHTIFEFMVTDPAFDNKEITVLAGGRYNGLVEELGGPETPGIGFGLGVERLMLLLKDEDLPSTDNLDVYLVTIGEKAERASVKILSSLRRAGFCADKDYLQRKIKAQFKTANNLNAKYTVTIGDSELENDTASVKNMATGEQVSVSLENLAEELKKIEG from the coding sequence ATGCGTTATCAAAAACCGAAAGGGACGATGGACATTTTGCCTGGGGAATCTCAAAAATGGCAATATGTTGAATCAATCGCTCAAGAAACTTTCAATAAATATCGTTTTTCAGAAATAAGAACGCCAATCTTCGAATCATACGAAGTCTTTGAAAGATCATCAGGTGATACATCTGATATTGTTTCAAAGGAAATGTATGATTTTAAAGATAAAGGTGACAGACGTTTAGCTTTGAGACCTGAAGGAACAGCTGGTGTCGTTCGAGCTTACGTTGAAAATAAACTTTACGGACCAGAACACATCAAGCCTTATAAAGTTTGGTACAAGGGCCCTATGTTCAGATATGAACGTCCTCAATCAGGTCGTCAACGTCAATTCCATCAAATCGGTGTCGAAGCTTTCGGTTCCGATTCTCCAGAGTTAGATGCAGAAATTATCTCAGTTGGCTTGGAATTCTTGAATCGCTTGGGAATCAAGAATTTGAAAGTTGCTATCAACACTTTGGGTGATCCAGAGTCACGAGCAGCTTATCACAAAGCCTTGGTTGATTATTTCACACCATTTAAGGATCAATTAAGTGATGATTCTAAGATCCGTTTGGAAAAGAATCCACTTCGAATTCTTGATAGTAAAGATGCTAATGATAAGAAAATCGTTGCCAATGCACCATCAATTTTAGATTATTTGAATGATGCTTCGGCACAACGTTTTGAATATCTTAAGAGTTTGTTGGACGACCTCGATGTTAATTATGAAGTTGATTCAACAATGGTTCGTGGTCTTGACTATTATAACCACACAATCTTCGAATTCATGGTAACCGATCCGGCATTTGACAATAAGGAGATTACTGTCTTAGCTGGTGGTCGTTACAATGGTTTGGTTGAAGAACTTGGTGGACCAGAAACACCTGGTATCGGTTTCGGACTTGGTGTAGAACGTTTGATGTTGCTTTTGAAGGATGAAGATCTTCCAAGCACTGATAATCTTGACGTTTACTTAGTAACAATTGGTGAAAAAGCTGAACGTGCTTCAGTGAAAATTCTTTCTAGCTTACGTAGAGCTGGATTCTGTGCGGATAAGGATTATCTACAAAGAAAAATCAAAGCTCAATTCAAGACTGCCAATAACTTAAATGCAAAATATACAGTAACAATTGGTGATTCAGAATTGGAAAATGATACTGCTAGTGTTAAAAATATGGCAACTGGCGAACAAGTCAGTGTATCATTGGAAAATTTGGCCGAAGAATTGAAAAAAATCGAGGGATAA